The Thalassomonas actiniarum genome contains the following window.
CGTTTTAGGGCAGGCCTTGTCCGGTAAACTTGCAGGAGCACCGCAGCAAACATTTCACTCATCCTTTTCGGGCACAATGAAGTCGCCGGCACAGAATGAAGAGCTGATTGAGTTTTTAAGCCCTTTGTTTCAGGCATTAGAGCTCACCAGGCAAGTGTTGCCTGTTAATAAAAGTACGGTGGCAGATAAGCGCATTCAGCAGTTAGTCTTCGAATTAGATCAATGTTTACACGGTGACTGTATCAAACCAACAAATTGGCGGGCTGCTGCAGTCGCCAGTCAACTGGCCTTGTCGGAAAGCCGTTTTTTGCATTTATTTCGTCAGGAATTGGGGATTGCCTGGCGCCCTTATCTATTGTGGCGACGCATGATGTGCGCGGTCCGGGCAATAGTCAATAATGCCTCGGCGACGGAGGCTGCCCACCTGGCCGGGTTTTCTGACAGCGCCCATCTCAGCCGGACTTTTCGAAATACTTTCGGTATGACCATCAGGCAGGCTCATGCCCTTTTACTAAAAACCTAGCCGGTTTATTCAAGTTTCTTGTTGAAGGATTGACTAAGCTGGGCACAGATCCCTTAAGCAAGAGCGAACCATGGCGACATTATCCGAAGATTTTCTTTTAGCAACCCCTATGCTGGACTTTAATCACCCACAGATACAAGCCCTGATTAAACGAAGGAAATGGCGGGATTTGTCCCCCTATGATGCCATAGGTGCAACCTATACTTTTGTCCGCGATGAAATCCGCTTCGGCTATAACGCAGACGACCGCTTACCGGCAAGCCAGGTACTTAACGATGGTTACGGCCAGTGCAATACCAAAGGCACCTTATTTATGGCGCTATTGCGTGCCCTTGGCATATCAGCACGACTCCATGGTTTTACCATTGACAACAAATTACAACGCGGTGCCATTCCCGGCTATTTGTTTGCCATCGCCCCCAAGCGCATTATCCATAGCTGGGTTGAGGTATATCAGGACGAACGCTGGGTTAATCTGGAAGGTTACATTCTGGATAAAGCTTATTTGAAGCAAATACAAAGCAGCTTTTCCGGCCAATGCCAGTCCTTCTCAGGTTTTGGCATTGCCACTCAATGTCTTGCTGCACCTGACATTGACTGGCAGGGGCAGGACACTTATATACAAAGTGACGGTATTGCAGATGATTTCGGCGTATATAACCAACCGGATGATTTTTATGCCAGACACGGCAGCAACCTTTCCGGCATTAAAAAACTGCTTTTCCGTTATCTGTTGCGTCATTTAATGAATTTAAACGTGAAACAAATCCGTGCCAATGGCGTTTGCCGAAAAAACCGAACATAGGACTCAACTCGGGGGCTGCCCTTAATAAAACGGTCACCGGCCCGGATTGACTTTTTTCGCTGGATTTCTTTTACAAAAAAACACCATAACGGAAGAAGACTTTCAACTATGGTGCTTTTTCCGTCGTTAGATAAAAGCAAATGCGTCGGCATACATATGCTCTAATAACGCTCCCTGCTCGACAAAGTCCTGGCGAATGCGCCCCACCATATCAAAACGACCTGCCAGATAAATATCGTAAGGCTCAAAACTGACAATATCCTGCATCACCACTTCATGTACCAGCCCGGTTTTCCCCTGCCACTCGGGAGTCGGGTTTTCTACCACGGGAATAAAGCTGGCATTGGGTAATTTGGCTATGGTCTGTCTGGTTTTTTCCAGCTCATAACAGGCATCGGGCTCC
Protein-coding sequences here:
- a CDS encoding transglutaminase-like domain-containing protein, producing the protein MATLSEDFLLATPMLDFNHPQIQALIKRRKWRDLSPYDAIGATYTFVRDEIRFGYNADDRLPASQVLNDGYGQCNTKGTLFMALLRALGISARLHGFTIDNKLQRGAIPGYLFAIAPKRIIHSWVEVYQDERWVNLEGYILDKAYLKQIQSSFSGQCQSFSGFGIATQCLAAPDIDWQGQDTYIQSDGIADDFGVYNQPDDFYARHGSNLSGIKKLLFRYLLRHLMNLNVKQIRANGVCRKNRT
- a CDS encoding AraC family transcriptional regulator, whose protein sequence is MKPGVWIEAGIVIIYGASLDAAAHSHHAMQVIWPKSDSLCKLNNVDITELAIIGSQVEHQLQMPEGWILLVEPKSVLGQALSGKLAGAPQQTFHSSFSGTMKSPAQNEELIEFLSPLFQALELTRQVLPVNKSTVADKRIQQLVFELDQCLHGDCIKPTNWRAAAVASQLALSESRFLHLFRQELGIAWRPYLLWRRMMCAVRAIVNNASATEAAHLAGFSDSAHLSRTFRNTFGMTIRQAHALLLKT